The Methylomarinum vadi genome has a window encoding:
- a CDS encoding endonuclease/exonuclease/phosphatase family protein produces MKPIQLIYVENVISRKKKVPRQELTFFMRVKNVSYDKRVDVIWSGEDGVWHTLPVQYHSHWHDDVENWMVRTSFPLTANQALPGNIRFGLRYRVEGQEFWDNSHGHNYESQADSGIQLGPEILVHNVGFHNQLQEGQKTLPITVVLDKTVHAEKVTIHWTVDNWQHTFKTTCHCKKNYWDGKAKSNARNPNQYGAQVWSGRLRIGSAFRLQYSICCEAHGQILWDNNEGRNYVASRKPLTVMILNLHCYQETEQDQKFWQIAKAIDEQQVDIVCFQEVAEHWSGGHGDWESNSANIINQRLHAPYHIVADWSHLGFDKYREGVAILSRFPPLKQEGRYVSDSDDIYSIHSRKVVMAQVRIPYMGVVNFFSAHLSWWEDGFEQQFQRLCAWASSKQTKQVKGTLLCGDFNIAAGSEGYQLVVNSHEYEDQYLQANEQGLFEKVFRVNDPHWRDYLADDYRIDYIFMNKESSLQVTTARVVFTEQDYGRVSDHCGFIMTFEPK; encoded by the coding sequence ATGAAACCGATTCAGCTGATATACGTTGAAAATGTCATCAGCAGAAAGAAAAAGGTGCCCCGGCAGGAGCTGACCTTTTTCATGCGGGTAAAAAATGTCAGCTATGACAAGCGAGTCGATGTCATCTGGTCGGGCGAGGATGGCGTCTGGCACACCCTGCCGGTGCAGTACCATAGTCATTGGCATGACGATGTCGAGAATTGGATGGTTCGAACCAGTTTTCCCCTGACTGCCAACCAAGCATTGCCTGGTAATATCCGCTTCGGTTTACGTTATCGGGTCGAAGGTCAGGAATTCTGGGACAACAGCCATGGCCATAATTACGAAAGCCAGGCCGACTCGGGTATTCAATTAGGGCCGGAAATTCTGGTGCATAACGTTGGTTTTCACAACCAATTGCAGGAAGGGCAGAAAACCCTGCCGATCACCGTGGTTTTGGATAAAACGGTGCATGCCGAAAAAGTCACGATTCATTGGACCGTGGATAATTGGCAGCATACCTTCAAGACCACCTGCCATTGCAAGAAAAATTACTGGGATGGCAAGGCCAAGAGTAACGCGCGTAATCCGAACCAATATGGTGCACAAGTTTGGAGCGGCCGCCTCAGAATTGGGAGCGCCTTCCGTTTGCAGTACAGTATTTGCTGCGAAGCGCACGGCCAAATACTGTGGGATAATAACGAAGGGCGCAATTATGTCGCCAGTCGTAAGCCGTTGACCGTGATGATCTTGAATTTGCATTGTTATCAGGAAACGGAGCAAGACCAGAAGTTTTGGCAGATCGCCAAGGCCATCGACGAACAACAAGTCGACATCGTTTGTTTTCAAGAAGTTGCGGAACATTGGAGCGGCGGCCATGGCGATTGGGAATCCAATTCGGCCAACATCATCAATCAACGCCTGCACGCGCCCTATCATATAGTGGCCGATTGGTCGCATCTGGGTTTCGACAAATACCGCGAGGGCGTCGCGATTTTAAGCCGTTTCCCGCCGCTTAAACAGGAAGGGCGTTATGTGTCGGACAGCGACGATATCTACAGCATTCATTCGCGCAAAGTCGTCATGGCGCAGGTGCGGATACCGTACATGGGGGTGGTTAATTTTTTTTCCGCCCACCTGAGTTGGTGGGAAGATGGTTTCGAGCAGCAATTTCAGCGTTTGTGCGCATGGGCTTCAAGCAAGCAGACGAAACAGGTCAAGGGCACACTGCTCTGCGGCGATTTCAATATCGCCGCGGGTTCAGAGGGGTATCAGCTGGTGGTCAACAGCCACGAATATGAAGATCAGTATCTTCAGGCCAACGAACAGGGCTTGTTCGAGAAGGTTTTTCGCGTCAATGACCCCCATTGGCGCGATTATCTAGCTGACGACTACCGGATTGATTATATTTTTATGAATAAGGAGAGTTCCTTGCAGGTAACCACGGCGCGTGTAGTGTTTACCGAACAGGATTATGGTCGTGTTTCCGATCATTGCGGCTTTATCATGACATTCGAGCCGAAGTGA
- a CDS encoding glycoside hydrolase family 57 protein, which translates to MKQGFLNIILHAHLPYVRHPEYERFFEESWLFEAITECYVPLVAMLDRLQADRVDYRLSLSLSPTLITLLRDELLRSRYLDHLNRLLELADKEIERTREHPDYYKLAVWYRELFKETLRIYRDQYRGDLLTAFKKHQASGKLELLTTAATHGYLPLLNTSLTSVRCQINTGIDTFHDAFGFRPDGFWLPECGYYPGLEQSLREAGIRYFFVDSHGILDASIEPVHGVYAPLDCGNGVCAFGRDPHSSRQVWSAEEGYPGHVDYREFYSDIGFELDLDYVGPYMLDDETRINTGIKYHRVTGEGVEKAIYRPELASIRAKQHAADFIQQRRRQCDKLSATMERSPVVVAPFDAELFGHWWFEGPQWLEQVLRLAANDESNIRLQTSKEYLLRYPQQQQATPSASSWGNEGYSSYWLNDSNDWIYPLLHQAAAEMEKLAEDLLGLTVSELQRRGLNQALRSVLLAQASDWPFIMKSGTDADYARKRITDHLARFNYLHDCIRKNRIDERYLTALEIMDDIFPAIDYRTYTGSTSKFGTILPALPE; encoded by the coding sequence ATGAAACAAGGATTTCTCAATATTATTCTTCACGCTCATCTCCCTTATGTACGGCATCCCGAATATGAACGCTTTTTCGAGGAAAGCTGGCTGTTCGAGGCCATCACGGAGTGTTATGTGCCATTAGTGGCGATGCTCGACCGATTGCAGGCCGACCGGGTCGATTATCGTTTGAGCCTGTCGTTGTCGCCGACGTTGATCACGCTGTTGCGGGATGAGTTATTGCGAAGCCGGTATTTGGACCATCTGAATCGTTTATTGGAGCTGGCCGACAAGGAAATTGAACGAACCCGCGAGCACCCCGATTATTACAAACTTGCCGTGTGGTACCGGGAATTGTTCAAAGAGACGTTGCGGATTTATCGGGACCAATATCGAGGCGATTTACTGACGGCTTTCAAAAAACACCAGGCCTCCGGCAAGTTGGAACTGCTTACAACCGCCGCGACCCACGGTTATCTGCCGTTATTGAATACCAGTTTGACCTCGGTGCGCTGTCAAATCAACACCGGTATCGACACTTTTCATGACGCTTTTGGGTTCAGGCCGGATGGGTTTTGGTTGCCCGAATGCGGTTATTATCCAGGACTGGAACAGAGTCTGCGGGAGGCCGGAATTCGTTATTTTTTCGTCGATAGCCACGGTATTCTGGATGCGTCAATCGAGCCGGTTCATGGGGTTTATGCCCCCCTCGATTGTGGTAACGGCGTGTGCGCATTCGGCCGGGATCCTCACTCGTCTCGGCAAGTATGGAGCGCGGAGGAAGGTTATCCCGGTCATGTCGATTATCGTGAATTTTACAGCGATATCGGCTTCGAGTTGGACTTGGATTACGTTGGGCCTTATATGCTCGACGACGAAACGCGCATCAATACCGGCATCAAATATCATCGAGTGACCGGCGAAGGCGTCGAAAAGGCGATCTACCGACCCGAGCTCGCCAGCATCAGGGCCAAGCAACATGCCGCTGATTTTATTCAACAACGGCGGCGGCAATGCGATAAATTGAGCGCTACGATGGAACGCTCTCCCGTTGTCGTGGCTCCCTTCGATGCCGAGTTATTTGGACACTGGTGGTTTGAAGGGCCGCAGTGGCTGGAGCAAGTGTTGCGGTTGGCGGCCAATGACGAAAGCAACATCCGTTTACAAACGAGCAAGGAATATCTACTGCGCTATCCCCAGCAACAGCAGGCGACACCTTCGGCGTCCAGTTGGGGGAATGAAGGGTATTCTTCCTATTGGCTCAATGACAGTAACGATTGGATTTACCCGTTATTACATCAAGCCGCCGCCGAAATGGAAAAATTGGCCGAAGATTTGCTTGGATTGACGGTGAGCGAGTTACAACGCCGCGGGTTGAATCAGGCATTGCGTTCGGTTTTGCTGGCGCAAGCTTCTGATTGGCCTTTTATCATGAAATCCGGGACCGACGCCGATTATGCGCGAAAGCGGATCACCGATCATCTGGCGCGTTTCAATTACCTGCACGATTGTATTCGCAAAAACCGTATCGACGAGCGTTACTTGACCGCGTTGGAAATCATGGACGATATTTTTCCGGCTATCGATTATAGAACTTATACCGGCAGCACCTCGAAATTCGGTACAATCTTGCCTGCTTTGCCCGAATGA
- a CDS encoding DUF4912 domain-containing protein, with protein sequence MEEISQSLPSRPGKAPGMSVSGWLIFSDNDSPAKHVGCMEAQNTLSLREMATSQSRHGSRIRLSPREMLVISEQVSRDFSPKYSSHFLGKKPSIKLAPQEMRSISEEISREFAVRASPQIPHSEIVLLPVDPDHLHAYWHLDEEQLRKEGSHPLTLRIYAMLEDQAVPGEKPNWFDLPIESGLNQFKVTVPAMMTGNYYSAAIGWRPTERHFASFACSETTYIPRTPFVESGKPTRLQQGRRFMHGNASGGGKRS encoded by the coding sequence ATGGAAGAAATAAGTCAAAGTCTTCCATCCCGACCCGGAAAAGCTCCAGGGATGAGTGTGTCCGGATGGCTGATTTTTTCAGATAATGATAGTCCGGCCAAGCATGTCGGCTGTATGGAAGCTCAAAATACTTTATCATTGCGGGAGATGGCGACTTCTCAGAGTAGGCACGGTTCCCGAATCAGGCTGTCACCTAGGGAAATGCTGGTTATTAGCGAACAGGTCAGTCGCGATTTTAGTCCGAAATACTCCAGCCACTTTTTGGGAAAAAAGCCCTCAATCAAACTGGCGCCACAAGAGATGCGGTCAATTAGCGAAGAAATTAGTCGTGAATTTGCCGTACGGGCTTCACCCCAAATACCTCACTCGGAAATCGTATTGTTGCCGGTCGACCCGGACCACTTGCACGCCTACTGGCATCTCGATGAAGAGCAATTGCGGAAGGAGGGAAGTCATCCGCTGACATTGCGAATTTACGCCATGCTCGAGGACCAAGCCGTGCCCGGCGAAAAGCCGAACTGGTTTGACTTGCCGATTGAGTCCGGCCTAAATCAGTTTAAAGTGACCGTACCGGCAATGATGACCGGCAATTATTATTCCGCGGCTATCGGCTGGCGACCGACTGAACGGCATTTTGCTTCCTTTGCCTGTTCCGAGACCACTTATATCCCACGGACACCGTTTGTCGAATCGGGCAAGCCTACAAGGCTTCAGCAAGGTCGTCGATTTATGCATGGCAATGCCTCCGGGGGAGGAAAGCGCAGTTAA
- the glgX gene encoding glycogen debranching protein GlgX, producing the protein MQSVGFKVKPGSPYPHGAKLNDGGVNFSIFSRHAEEVELLLFKSVDCKEPFQTIQLHKDRNRTFFSWHVFVKHLPAGTWYTWRIKGPTDTRHSGLRFDPDKHLLDPWAKAVSDKHWDRTAACLPGNNGHCSMRSVVVDDHYNWEGDKPLAIRSEKAIIYELHVGGFTRHPSAEVTNPGTFLGLIEKIPYLKELGITHVELLPVMAFDEQDVPEHTAELGLENYWGYSTHSFFSPHPGYCSTPDQGTHQKEFRDLVKALHKAGIGVIMDVVFNHTSEAGADGPVINFKGIIGNSFYLIDKVDKSIFHDYTGCGNTVNANHPLVSRFIISCLEYWVRDMHVDGFRFDLASALSRSEDGTVLQDPPIVWGIELSELLAKTKLIAEAWDATGLYQVGCFPGYRWAEWNGIYRDVIRQFVRGDKGLIRDVATRICGSSDLYEHQHRLPISSINFVTCHDGFTLYDLFSYNEKHNLANGEHNRDGCNHNLSYNCGVEGETDNPEIQALRRKQVKNVFAILLLSQGVPMLLAGDEFLHTQHGNNNCYCQNNELTWLDWNKAEQNADMVRFVRLMIKLRKRHTALMRRHFFSGKKLKNRDIADITWSGLQPGETPDWHDHDSQLLAFTVAALDPKEPDVHIVINMSEHQHSATLPDIDGRIWNLSVDTSLPSPHEIIPRAEQTPINETQYYINARSVVVFENSIIETGAEG; encoded by the coding sequence ATGCAGAGCGTCGGATTTAAAGTCAAACCCGGAAGCCCCTACCCTCATGGAGCCAAGCTCAACGATGGCGGCGTCAATTTTTCCATTTTCAGCCGTCACGCCGAAGAAGTGGAGCTATTACTGTTCAAGTCGGTAGATTGCAAGGAGCCCTTCCAGACAATCCAGTTACACAAAGACCGCAATCGTACCTTCTTTTCTTGGCATGTATTTGTAAAACATCTGCCCGCTGGCACTTGGTATACTTGGCGCATAAAAGGTCCCACAGACACCCGGCACAGCGGTCTGCGTTTCGATCCGGACAAACATCTGCTTGATCCATGGGCTAAAGCAGTCAGCGACAAACATTGGGACAGGACTGCCGCCTGCCTGCCGGGAAATAATGGCCACTGTTCCATGCGTAGTGTCGTCGTGGATGATCATTATAATTGGGAAGGCGATAAACCGCTGGCCATCCGCAGTGAAAAAGCCATTATTTATGAACTGCATGTAGGAGGTTTTACCCGCCACCCGTCGGCCGAAGTGACTAACCCCGGCACCTTCTTAGGGCTGATAGAAAAAATCCCCTACCTCAAGGAACTGGGCATCACCCATGTCGAACTACTGCCAGTGATGGCTTTCGACGAACAGGATGTGCCCGAACATACCGCCGAGCTGGGATTAGAAAATTACTGGGGTTACAGCACCCACAGCTTCTTCAGCCCTCACCCCGGTTATTGCTCGACGCCGGACCAAGGCACTCACCAGAAGGAATTCCGCGACCTGGTCAAGGCCCTGCATAAAGCCGGCATCGGCGTCATCATGGACGTGGTGTTCAACCATACTTCCGAAGCGGGCGCCGACGGACCGGTCATCAATTTCAAGGGCATCATCGGTAACAGCTTTTATCTGATCGATAAAGTGGATAAAAGCATTTTTCACGACTATACCGGCTGCGGCAACACCGTCAACGCCAACCACCCACTGGTATCTCGCTTCATCATCAGTTGCCTGGAATACTGGGTGCGCGACATGCATGTCGACGGTTTCCGCTTCGACTTGGCAAGCGCCTTGTCGCGCAGCGAAGACGGCACGGTATTGCAAGACCCTCCTATCGTCTGGGGGATCGAACTATCGGAATTGCTGGCAAAGACCAAATTGATCGCCGAAGCCTGGGATGCTACCGGTCTCTATCAAGTCGGTTGTTTTCCGGGTTACCGCTGGGCCGAATGGAACGGCATTTACCGGGATGTCATCCGTCAATTCGTGCGCGGCGACAAGGGGTTAATCAGAGATGTCGCCACGCGCATCTGCGGCAGCAGCGATTTGTATGAGCATCAACATCGTCTCCCGATCAGTAGTATCAATTTCGTCACCTGCCATGACGGCTTCACCTTATACGATTTATTCAGCTATAACGAAAAGCATAACCTCGCCAACGGCGAACATAATCGCGATGGCTGCAACCATAATCTCAGCTACAACTGCGGCGTCGAAGGGGAGACCGACAATCCTGAAATTCAGGCATTACGCCGGAAACAAGTGAAAAATGTTTTCGCAATATTATTGCTCAGCCAGGGCGTCCCCATGTTATTGGCCGGCGATGAATTTTTGCATACCCAGCATGGTAACAACAATTGTTATTGTCAAAATAACGAGCTGACCTGGTTGGACTGGAACAAGGCCGAGCAAAATGCCGACATGGTGCGCTTTGTGCGGCTGATGATTAAGCTCCGTAAAAGACATACGGCCTTGATGCGGAGGCATTTTTTCAGCGGCAAAAAACTTAAGAACCGGGACATCGCCGATATCACCTGGAGCGGATTACAGCCCGGCGAAACCCCCGATTGGCATGACCACGATTCACAGTTGCTTGCTTTCACCGTCGCGGCCCTCGACCCCAAGGAGCCCGACGTGCATATCGTCATTAACATGTCGGAGCACCAACATAGCGCCACCCTACCCGATATTGATGGCAGAATTTGGAATCTATCGGTGGATACCTCTTTACCGTCGCCTCACGAAATTATTCCCAGGGCGGAACAAACACCGATTAACGAAACCCAATATTACATCAACGCTCGCTCAGTAGTGGTGTTCGAAAATTCCATTATCGAAACCGGTGCCGAGGGATGA
- a CDS encoding Uma2 family endonuclease — MGLPLKDSQHHNYQDYLSWPDDVRYELIDGDAYLMSPAPDLAHQDVAGEIYFQAMRALRNKPCRPFIAPVDVRLPKHDEADEFIDTVVQPDVLVVCDDNKLDRRGVRGAPDWVVEVLSPSTASHDQINKLKIYQRHGVREYWLVHPIDRVLTIYRLNEIEYGKPEIVELQGTTTVGILPEVTIEWDELAARLPRDY; from the coding sequence ATGGGGCTGCCGTTAAAAGATAGCCAACATCATAATTATCAGGACTATCTAAGTTGGCCGGACGATGTGCGTTACGAGCTCATCGACGGCGATGCCTACTTGATGTCGCCTGCGCCAGACCTCGCTCATCAGGATGTCGCTGGGGAAATCTACTTTCAAGCCATGCGGGCTTTGCGTAATAAACCTTGCCGCCCTTTCATCGCACCGGTTGATGTCCGCCTACCCAAGCACGACGAAGCCGACGAATTTATCGATACCGTGGTACAGCCCGATGTATTAGTGGTTTGCGATGACAATAAGTTGGACCGTCGCGGGGTGCGCGGCGCACCCGACTGGGTCGTGGAAGTCTTATCTCCATCCACCGCCAGCCACGACCAAATCAACAAACTCAAAATCTATCAGCGCCATGGCGTTCGGGAATATTGGTTGGTTCATCCTATTGACAGGGTATTGACGATTTACCGTTTAAACGAAATCGAATACGGCAAACCGGAAATCGTGGAATTACAAGGAACGACCACGGTCGGTATCCTGCCTGAAGTCACAATTGAATGGGATGAATTGGCGGCACGATTGCCGCGTGATTATTAA
- a CDS encoding HAD family hydrolase: MEQSVIHALDFDGVICDSAIETGIAGWKAATHLWNDMETPLPPPELVEQFRQARPIIETGYESILAMRLLHNGESIASLLQHFEQKKLEILTQNELDITELKRLFGEVRDRWIEALPTEWCRMNPLFPGVAEKLNGLADRSIWYIVTTKQERFVSQILAANHIRMPAERIFGLDRNMNKEEVLAGLLKQHPEQIIHFVEDRLPTLLKILRNDKLQTIKLFFADWGYNTVKDKQEAQKQQSINIISLQNFLNCLDG, from the coding sequence ATGGAACAATCAGTCATTCACGCGCTGGATTTCGATGGCGTCATCTGCGACAGTGCAATTGAAACCGGTATCGCCGGCTGGAAAGCGGCAACCCACCTCTGGAACGACATGGAAACGCCGCTGCCGCCGCCTGAACTGGTCGAACAATTCCGCCAAGCTCGGCCCATTATCGAAACCGGCTACGAATCGATACTTGCTATGCGACTTCTGCATAATGGCGAAAGCATAGCTTCACTGCTGCAACATTTCGAACAAAAAAAACTGGAAATTCTGACGCAAAACGAACTCGACATCACAGAACTGAAACGTCTGTTCGGCGAAGTCAGGGATCGATGGATCGAAGCGTTACCTACCGAATGGTGTCGAATGAATCCGCTGTTTCCCGGCGTAGCGGAAAAATTGAACGGCCTCGCCGACCGGAGCATTTGGTATATCGTCACCACTAAACAGGAACGATTCGTCAGCCAGATACTTGCCGCCAATCATATCAGGATGCCCGCCGAACGAATTTTTGGCTTGGACCGCAACATGAACAAGGAAGAGGTGTTAGCCGGCCTATTGAAGCAACACCCGGAGCAAATCATTCATTTCGTCGAAGATCGCTTGCCGACCCTATTAAAGATACTGCGAAACGACAAACTGCAGACGATCAAGCTGTTTTTCGCCGACTGGGGCTACAATACGGTGAAAGATAAACAAGAAGCTCAAAAACAGCAATCCATCAATATAATTTCATTGCAAAATTTTTTGAATTGCCTGGACGGATAG
- a CDS encoding aminotransferase class I/II-fold pyridoxal phosphate-dependent enzyme, with protein MSTEKLLPLLQRQVENLREQGIAKGRENIITGFVEAGEGFGPRVLLRDYPDRRFLRMNSNSYLGLGRNPRVIAAETAAAEHFGAGPGAVRFISGTFQAHIDLERRLAAFHGREAAMLFSAAYATVIGVLPALIDEATLVVSDELNHNCIIKALRLAKPGEKAVYPHLDMAALEHILSVHRGQFKRVCVVSDGVFSMRGDHAPLDEIAACCRRHEADYEQGVITVIDDSHGVGALGVTGRGCEDICGARADLLVATLGKAFGVNGGYVVGKQEMIDYLRETAASYIYSNPITPAEAAAARIAVEIVDSAEGRQLLETLRQRTTKLRNGIVHAGYETVPGEHPVVPILVRDTAKTSALVKHLFARDILVTGLNYPVVPKGEQEIRVQVSTEHSERDIDYILSALTSF; from the coding sequence ATGAGTACAGAGAAACTATTGCCGTTGTTGCAGCGGCAGGTGGAAAATTTAAGGGAGCAAGGCATTGCCAAGGGGCGGGAAAACATCATCACCGGTTTTGTCGAGGCCGGCGAAGGCTTCGGCCCCAGGGTGTTGCTACGGGATTATCCCGACCGCCGGTTTTTACGAATGAATTCCAATTCCTATCTGGGGCTAGGCAGGAACCCAAGGGTGATCGCAGCGGAAACGGCCGCCGCCGAGCATTTTGGTGCCGGGCCCGGCGCGGTCAGGTTCATTAGCGGTACGTTCCAGGCTCATATCGATTTGGAACGGCGATTAGCCGCATTCCACGGCCGCGAAGCGGCGATGTTGTTCAGCGCCGCTTATGCGACGGTGATCGGCGTGTTGCCCGCGTTGATCGACGAAGCAACGTTGGTGGTTAGCGACGAATTGAATCACAACTGCATTATCAAGGCGTTGCGTCTGGCCAAACCGGGTGAAAAGGCCGTTTATCCGCACTTGGATATGGCCGCTCTGGAACATATTTTGAGTGTTCACCGGGGGCAATTTAAGCGGGTTTGCGTCGTCAGCGACGGCGTGTTCAGCATGCGCGGCGATCATGCTCCGCTGGACGAAATCGCAGCCTGTTGCCGACGTCACGAGGCGGATTACGAACAAGGAGTGATAACCGTGATCGACGATTCGCACGGCGTCGGCGCCTTGGGCGTGACGGGGCGCGGCTGCGAGGACATCTGTGGCGCTAGGGCCGATCTGTTGGTCGCGACCCTGGGCAAGGCTTTCGGCGTGAATGGCGGATATGTCGTGGGGAAGCAAGAAATGATCGATTACTTACGTGAGACGGCCGCCAGCTATATTTATTCCAATCCGATCACGCCGGCGGAGGCGGCGGCCGCCCGCATCGCCGTGGAAATAGTCGATAGCGCGGAAGGCAGGCAATTATTAGAAACATTGCGTCAGCGAACGACGAAATTGAGAAACGGCATCGTCCACGCCGGTTATGAAACAGTGCCGGGCGAACATCCGGTCGTTCCGATTCTGGTTCGCGACACCGCTAAAACCAGTGCGCTGGTGAAGCATTTATTCGCTCGCGATATTCTTGTGACTGGGTTGAATTATCCGGTCGTGCCTAAGGGCGAACAGGAAATCAGAGTGCAGGTTTCGACCGAGCACAGTGAGCGGGATATCGATTATATTCTCTCGGCATTGACGTCGTTTTGA
- a CDS encoding NAD-dependent epimerase/dehydratase family protein: MMHLVTGATGQIGSELLPALAEVYGADHVIAVGHRREPAADMPVAAYCSLDIRDQAALKKIVAKHRIACIYHLAALLSAVAEARPQLAWDINMNGLFNVLEVAREHQCAVFFPSSIGAFGPNTPKIDTPQDTLQRPSTVYGISKVAGELLCDYYQRRYGVDARGLRFPGLISYRTPPGGGTTDYAVEIFAAALQNRRYQCFLKADTQLDMMYMPDAIAAIIQLMQANPSELQHHNAFNITAMSFTPEQLAAEIRKHIPDFNIDYRIDPIRQGIADSWPAHMDDQAARKEWGWQPRYDLPAMVSDMLLHMR; encoded by the coding sequence ATGATGCATTTGGTTACCGGAGCGACGGGGCAGATTGGCTCGGAATTATTGCCGGCTTTGGCCGAGGTATATGGCGCCGATCATGTGATTGCGGTGGGACATCGGCGCGAACCCGCGGCGGATATGCCGGTGGCGGCTTATTGTAGCCTGGATATTCGCGACCAGGCCGCTTTGAAGAAGATCGTCGCCAAGCATCGGATCGCTTGCATTTATCATTTGGCGGCATTGTTATCCGCGGTCGCCGAGGCTCGTCCCCAATTGGCTTGGGACATCAACATGAATGGGCTGTTCAACGTGCTGGAAGTGGCCAGGGAACATCAGTGCGCGGTGTTCTTTCCTTCTTCCATCGGCGCTTTCGGTCCTAACACGCCAAAGATCGACACCCCCCAGGATACCTTGCAACGTCCCAGCACTGTCTACGGTATCAGCAAGGTAGCCGGCGAGTTGTTGTGCGATTACTACCAGCGACGTTACGGAGTCGATGCGCGCGGGTTGCGTTTCCCTGGTTTAATTTCCTACCGAACGCCGCCGGGAGGCGGCACCACCGATTACGCCGTGGAGATATTCGCCGCGGCTTTGCAAAACCGGCGTTATCAATGTTTTTTAAAAGCCGATACGCAATTGGACATGATGTATATGCCCGATGCCATCGCCGCGATCATCCAATTGATGCAGGCCAACCCGTCTGAATTACAACATCATAACGCCTTTAATATCACCGCGATGAGTTTCACGCCGGAACAACTGGCGGCAGAAATCCGCAAGCATATCCCCGATTTCAATATCGATTATCGGATCGATCCGATTCGGCAAGGGATTGCCGATTCCTGGCCGGCGCACATGGACGATCAGGCGGCCAGGAAGGAATGGGGCTGGCAACCGCGATACGATTTACCGGCCATGGTCAGCGATATGCTACTACACATGAGGTAA
- a CDS encoding transaldolase family protein, producing MFELYLDSADLERIARFNECLPLAGITTNPSILAAAGIGVNQFLSEASKILGDNARFHVQVVSADIDGMLAEARKLHDLPYDIVVKVPTTETGLAAMKRIKTDNIPFLATAIYSVQQGFLAALCGADYLAPYVNRIDNLGMDGIGVVADLQSLLERQGMTSKILAASFKSTRQALAIMQCGAAAVTLPLDVAERMLSHPAVQPAVDCFGADWRAAFGDKLSHES from the coding sequence ATGTTTGAGCTATATCTTGACAGTGCGGATCTGGAACGGATCGCGCGATTCAATGAATGCCTGCCATTAGCCGGCATCACGACCAATCCTTCCATTCTGGCGGCAGCCGGTATAGGCGTGAATCAATTTTTGAGCGAAGCGAGCAAGATTTTAGGCGATAACGCGCGTTTCCATGTTCAGGTCGTTAGCGCCGATATCGACGGTATGCTGGCCGAAGCCAGAAAACTGCATGACCTGCCTTATGATATTGTGGTTAAGGTGCCAACAACGGAAACCGGCTTGGCGGCCATGAAGCGCATTAAGACTGATAACATCCCGTTTTTGGCGACTGCCATTTATTCGGTCCAGCAAGGTTTTTTAGCGGCGCTCTGCGGGGCCGATTATTTGGCGCCTTATGTCAACCGAATCGATAATTTGGGCATGGATGGGATCGGCGTTGTCGCCGATTTGCAGTCATTGCTGGAACGGCAAGGGATGACCAGCAAAATTCTGGCGGCCAGCTTCAAAAGTACACGGCAGGCATTGGCGATTATGCAATGCGGTGCCGCCGCGGTCACGCTGCCGCTGGATGTGGCCGAGCGAATGTTGTCCCACCCAGCCGTGCAGCCGGCCGTCGATTGTTTCGGGGCGGATTGGCGAGCGGCATTTGGCGATAAGCTGTCCCATGAAAGCTGA